The Pseudomonadota bacterium nucleotide sequence CGCACCCTTGTGGGGCATCACGGCGGACTGCCGGGCTTCGAGGCAGATGACGAGATGATTCCCGCTGACGGCTTTGCGCTCGTGGTGATGGGGAACGACTTTGCATTCATGACCGCGCCCGTGCTCCAGCTCGCGTTGCAGACCTTCTATCCGGGGCTCGTCGCCACCCTCGAGGCGCGACAGGCGAGCACCCCGCCCGCAAAAGCGCCGCCAGGCATCGACGCGCGGGTTCATGCGTTGCTCGACCAGATCGCCGAAGGGCGACTCGATGGCGCCCTTCTCACCCCTGCCTTGCGCGCCGCCATGACGCCGCAGACCGTCAGCGCCCTGGCCACGAAGCTGCGACCGCTCGGCCCGCTGCAAGCACTCGACTATCGCGGAACCGACCGCATCGACACACACGTGCGCTACCACTATCGCGTGAAGTTCGCGCACGAGGCCGTCGACATGACGTTCGTCTACGATGCCACGGGCCTTCTCGCAGGACTCTTCTTTCAGTAGACCCGGGCCGGCTCGTCTTCCTCGGAGGGTGAGGTCGCCTCGTGCTTTGGCGCCTCGCGCGGGAGCTTCACAGACGCGAGCGTGACCACCGCACCGCCGGCCAGCGAGAGCAGGCTGACCTGCTCGCCCTGCAGCCACCACGCCCAGACCGGGCTCAGCACGGGCTCGAGCAGCAGCAGCAGCGTCGCATCGAGCGCCGGCACGTGGCGCATGCCGAAGGTGAGCAGCACGTAGGCCAGGCCGACCTGCACCACCCCGAGGTAGACCACCGCGACGACATCCACCCGCGACATCGTTAGCCCGGCCATGCCCGGCAGGTTGCAGACGAAAGCAAGCAGGTTCCCCCATACCACCACGTCGAGAGAGGCGTCTGCCGCATCATCGCGACCCCGCCAGCGCAGCCCCACGAGGGTGAGAGCCCACGCGACACCGGAGGCCACCGCGAAGAGGTTGCCGCGCTGCGGATCAGGGGCCGACGCGGTCGCACCTGGCGTACCCAGGAAGAGCAGCCCCATGCCCCCCATCGCGGCGAAGGTTCGCGCCACATCAGACCGACCGACCGGCTCTCGGAGCACGAGCGGCGCGAGAAAGAGCATGTAGGCTGGCGCGGTGTACTGGATGA carries:
- a CDS encoding DMT family transporter, which produces MPPAISPARARLMIAATAILFSTGGAAIKSCTLTAPQVAGLRSVVAAVVIAAAFPRARRRPSGATLAIGACYASCLMLFVWANKLTTAALAIFIQYTAPAYMLFLAPLVLREPVGRSDVARTFAAMGGMGLLFLGTPGATASAPDPQRGNLFAVASGVAWALTLVGLRWRGRDDAADASLDVVVWGNLLAFVCNLPGMAGLTMSRVDVVAVVYLGVVQVGLAYVLLTFGMRHVPALDATLLLLLEPVLSPVWAWWLQGEQVSLLSLAGGAVVTLASVKLPREAPKHEATSPSEEDEPARVY